One genomic window of Arvicola amphibius chromosome 4, mArvAmp1.2, whole genome shotgun sequence includes the following:
- the LOC119812479 gene encoding zinc finger protein 431-like encodes MDIMGAVTYDDVHVNFTGEEWALLDPLQKNLYKDVMLETYRNLTAIGYSWEDHIIEEHCQSSRRHKR; translated from the exons ATGGATATAATG GGtgcagtgacctatgatgatgtgcatgTTAACTTCACTGGGGAAGAATGGGCTTTGCTGGATCCTTTAcagaagaatctctacaaagatgtgatgctggaaacATACAGGAACCTCACTGCTATAG GCTACAGTTGGGAAGACCATATTATTGAAGAACATTgtcaaagttctagaagacatAAAAGGTAA